A DNA window from Pontiella agarivorans contains the following coding sequences:
- a CDS encoding sensor histidine kinase → MTGWEKYSPKTRRNFVLGVGIALIILLATILSGLLIMRRLVREQIVQRDGDALYATTLMEQLDFSEMDEDPRPAEQMSFDAAVRSSRLRGVMGIRFFNPEGGFSDTFPATVMPHPLGADALSAIRQLEPHSRFVASMSMDDIFIYLPQFSKGRISRIPVVLVTVPLHARETRELNGAAQFIIEGHSMADEFMRLDRRLCQIGLITFAISGSLLVAMLWPAFSRSQKLTRELAQRSERLQRANDELALAARVSAVGAISSHLMHGLRNPLASLSEFIAGQHADDHDIDRDDLEDALSASRRMQTLVEHTVQVLSDAKGDPAYELTVPELGEDVLSRVKGAAEKRDVELVFSADGRCALSGRVANLLGLILVNLLENSIEASGRNGTVALKVSRLDDWLRFRVEDTGSGIPGVVQERLFLPGKSSREGGSGIGLAISKQIADYLDARLVLEDSTEAGSVFLLELPMTVCMETDL, encoded by the coding sequence ATGACAGGCTGGGAAAAGTATAGTCCGAAGACCCGGCGGAATTTTGTGCTGGGGGTGGGGATTGCCCTGATCATTCTGCTGGCCACCATTTTATCGGGGCTGCTGATTATGCGCCGACTGGTGCGTGAACAGATTGTACAGCGGGATGGCGATGCGCTGTATGCAACGACCCTGATGGAGCAGCTCGATTTTTCCGAAATGGATGAAGATCCGCGCCCGGCGGAACAGATGAGCTTTGATGCTGCGGTACGTTCATCCCGGCTCCGCGGGGTGATGGGGATCCGGTTTTTTAATCCCGAGGGCGGATTCAGCGACACGTTTCCGGCCACGGTAATGCCGCATCCCCTCGGCGCGGATGCCTTGTCGGCCATCCGGCAGCTTGAACCGCACAGTCGGTTTGTTGCTTCGATGTCGATGGATGACATCTTTATTTATCTCCCGCAGTTTTCCAAGGGCCGGATCAGCCGCATTCCGGTTGTGCTGGTAACCGTTCCACTGCATGCGCGGGAAACCCGGGAGCTGAACGGAGCGGCCCAGTTTATTATTGAAGGGCACAGTATGGCGGATGAGTTTATGCGATTGGACCGCCGGCTTTGCCAGATCGGTTTGATTACTTTCGCGATCTCCGGATCTCTGTTGGTTGCCATGCTGTGGCCGGCGTTCAGCCGTTCGCAGAAGCTGACCCGGGAACTGGCTCAGCGCAGTGAGCGGCTGCAGCGGGCCAATGATGAGCTGGCGCTCGCGGCGCGCGTTTCCGCGGTTGGTGCCATATCCTCGCACCTGATGCACGGGTTGCGGAATCCGCTGGCGAGCCTGTCGGAGTTTATTGCCGGGCAGCATGCGGACGATCACGATATTGACCGCGATGATCTAGAGGATGCGCTGAGCGCATCGAGGCGTATGCAGACGCTGGTGGAACACACGGTGCAGGTGTTGAGTGATGCCAAGGGTGACCCGGCCTATGAACTGACCGTGCCGGAGCTTGGCGAGGACGTGCTCAGCCGGGTGAAAGGGGCCGCGGAGAAGCGGGATGTTGAGCTGGTGTTTTCGGCGGACGGCCGCTGCGCGCTCTCGGGGCGGGTGGCCAATCTGCTGGGGCTGATTCTGGTGAATCTGCTCGAAAATTCCATCGAAGCCTCCGGGCGGAACGGCACCGTGGCACTGAAGGTTTCGCGACTGGATGATTGGTTGCGGTTTCGCGTCGAGGATACCGGTAGCGGGATTCCCGGGGTTGTGCAGGAGCGCCTTTTCCTGCCGGGAAAATCTTCGCGCGAGGGCGGGAGCGGGATCGGGCTGGCCATCTCCAAACAGATTGCGGACTACCTCGATGCCCGGCTGGTGCTGGAGGATTCGACCGAGGCGGGGTCGGTGTTTCTGCTGGAACTCCCGATGACGGTCTGTATGGAAACCGATCTTTAA
- a CDS encoding aldo/keto reductase, with product MKRRELLQQMAVAGTVLAPPAAMTGTSHPDPAGTVLPTRRLGKTGGPVTCLGLGGYHIGWPDDESVAQATIEKALEVGIRFFDTAESYGKGRSEERYGKYLIPRYRDHIFLMTKTGARDAQTAREHLEGSLRRLKTDHIDLWQLHSLDDPADADARLQAGVLEVAIKAKEEGKIRHIGFTGHASPYAHIRMTQHREVLENCATCQFPINPVDAASHHSFIEHTLPALQKNNFGILAMKTLADGRFFGRKMMNGKTTWTLNEPVVPDVLSIEECIHFALSLPVSVLITGAENPQLVEEKASMVRNFSRLSEEQRLALANKVAAFAEAGKVEYYKNDDLRT from the coding sequence ATGAAAAGACGTGAATTGCTTCAGCAGATGGCCGTTGCCGGAACGGTGCTGGCTCCCCCGGCAGCCATGACCGGAACCTCGCACCCCGACCCCGCTGGCACCGTGCTGCCAACCCGCAGGCTGGGGAAAACCGGAGGACCGGTCACCTGTCTCGGACTCGGCGGATACCACATCGGCTGGCCGGACGATGAATCGGTCGCCCAGGCGACCATTGAAAAAGCGCTTGAGGTCGGCATCCGTTTTTTTGACACCGCTGAAAGTTACGGCAAAGGGCGCAGCGAAGAACGGTATGGCAAATATTTAATCCCACGTTATCGCGACCACATATTCCTGATGACCAAAACCGGTGCACGAGATGCCCAAACGGCCCGCGAACATCTCGAAGGTTCGCTGCGCCGCCTCAAAACCGACCATATTGATCTCTGGCAACTTCATTCTCTGGATGACCCGGCAGACGCCGATGCACGACTTCAGGCCGGTGTTCTTGAAGTCGCAATCAAAGCGAAAGAAGAAGGTAAAATCCGCCATATCGGATTTACCGGACACGCATCACCCTATGCCCATATCCGGATGACCCAGCACAGGGAGGTTCTGGAAAACTGCGCCACCTGTCAGTTTCCGATCAACCCGGTGGATGCCGCGTCACATCACAGCTTTATTGAACACACCCTGCCGGCTCTTCAGAAAAATAATTTTGGTATACTCGCGATGAAGACACTGGCCGACGGCCGCTTTTTCGGCCGCAAAATGATGAACGGAAAAACAACGTGGACCCTCAATGAACCGGTTGTTCCCGATGTGCTATCCATCGAAGAGTGCATTCACTTTGCCCTCTCGCTTCCTGTCAGTGTGCTGATTACCGGAGCGGAAAACCCGCAGCTGGTCGAAGAGAAGGCTTCCATGGTCCGGAACTTTTCCCGCCTTTCCGAAGAACAGCGTCTGGCTCTTGCAAACAAAGTCGCGGCATTTGCCGAAGCCGGTAAAGTCGAATACTATAAGAACGATGATCTCCGCACCTGA
- a CDS encoding TonB-dependent receptor domain-containing protein, with the protein MKTAYALPLAVYLCLPVWGDLTNSLPYHPLETIVVHGQSIRPTAYDLTQAELLDDARNLDAGHTAKTIPGISVSCASVDAPEPSIRGLGWERVTTQLDFLPIYGSCPARMDPPTVYLTPEAIENLIIVKGMPSVTYGPGGTGGRIMARTVTDPAQPALNGASAHASATYNGGRDGFSARAGGKVGDGTVEAGISANTIDFGDYESGSGQTVPGENRSYGAGATLRWTPDADNGYWFNWSGHHISHLDYPALPMDATDVDSNTITFGSRHQANRDSFQALEWQAGFSDIDHTMDNSRKPNRGIMEAKAVTESQTFGGRIATEWNFSPDTDWIIGTDGHYLTRDALRERYMVAPGTTFYDPIWPDAAQGQLGLFAERTAVFSNDQRLRLGLRFDGVDSAIGKGSEPLDPPLAAFGTVNDAYAYFYGEDARDTDRTEFLVSGNALWEIPQTDHLQWFLGAGAVQRAASVTERYYSFAPAPGGYLIGNPDLDPETKFEFNIGGYFFNEHVELSAQLFTSCVRDYILETGIASEDVNGDLTPDLIRGFVNTDAVLAGGEIDGTILLSDHWSIPFSAAYVRGRDVSEHKNLPLIPPLNGHLGVRWEWDKSVHPWAEAMLRMAAKQDRIDSRYPETETPGYQVVDLRGGIQLPGGCNLEAGIENLFDQDYTEHLSRETVLPAGDLAAGEKVPMPGRFFYASVYWTL; encoded by the coding sequence ATGAAAACAGCATATGCCCTGCCTCTGGCCGTTTACCTGTGCCTCCCTGTATGGGGAGACCTCACCAATTCCCTGCCATACCATCCGCTGGAAACCATCGTGGTTCACGGGCAGTCGATCCGTCCGACGGCTTATGATCTGACTCAGGCGGAACTGCTGGATGATGCCCGGAATCTTGATGCCGGTCATACCGCAAAAACGATTCCCGGAATTTCAGTGTCATGCGCATCGGTTGATGCGCCGGAACCTTCCATCCGCGGACTCGGCTGGGAGCGGGTGACCACGCAGCTTGATTTTCTTCCGATCTATGGAAGCTGCCCCGCGCGCATGGATCCGCCCACCGTTTATCTCACACCGGAAGCCATTGAAAATCTCATCATCGTCAAAGGAATGCCCTCCGTAACCTACGGTCCCGGCGGAACCGGCGGACGCATCATGGCGCGTACCGTAACCGACCCGGCACAGCCGGCCCTCAACGGGGCATCGGCTCATGCTTCGGCCACCTATAACGGCGGACGCGACGGCTTCTCCGCCCGCGCCGGCGGAAAGGTCGGTGACGGAACCGTTGAAGCCGGAATCTCGGCCAACACCATTGATTTCGGCGACTATGAATCCGGATCCGGCCAAACCGTTCCCGGCGAAAACCGCTCCTACGGTGCCGGTGCAACCCTGCGCTGGACACCCGATGCAGACAACGGATACTGGTTCAACTGGAGCGGACACCATATCAGCCACCTCGACTACCCGGCACTTCCAATGGATGCCACCGATGTGGATTCAAATACAATAACCTTCGGTTCCCGCCATCAGGCCAACCGCGATAGCTTCCAGGCTCTGGAATGGCAGGCCGGATTTTCCGACATTGATCACACCATGGACAACAGCCGGAAACCGAATCGCGGTATAATGGAAGCGAAAGCGGTTACTGAATCGCAGACTTTCGGCGGACGAATCGCCACCGAATGGAACTTCAGCCCGGATACGGACTGGATCATCGGCACAGACGGACACTATTTAACCCGCGATGCCCTGCGCGAACGTTATATGGTCGCCCCCGGAACAACCTTCTACGATCCCATCTGGCCGGATGCTGCACAGGGACAGCTCGGTCTCTTTGCCGAACGTACTGCCGTATTTTCAAATGACCAGCGGCTGCGGCTGGGCCTTCGTTTTGACGGCGTTGACAGTGCCATCGGCAAAGGCAGCGAACCGCTCGATCCCCCGCTCGCAGCCTTCGGAACCGTCAATGATGCCTACGCCTATTTTTACGGGGAAGATGCCCGGGATACAGACCGGACCGAATTTCTGGTTTCCGGAAACGCCCTGTGGGAAATACCGCAGACGGACCATCTTCAGTGGTTCCTCGGAGCCGGTGCGGTGCAGCGTGCCGCCAGCGTTACCGAGCGCTACTATTCGTTTGCGCCGGCGCCCGGCGGCTACCTCATCGGCAATCCCGACCTCGATCCCGAAACCAAATTTGAATTCAATATCGGCGGGTATTTTTTCAACGAACACGTTGAACTCAGCGCACAGCTTTTCACCTCCTGTGTCCGGGACTATATTCTCGAAACCGGTATCGCTTCGGAAGACGTCAACGGCGATCTGACCCCGGATCTCATCCGCGGTTTTGTAAATACCGATGCCGTCCTTGCCGGGGGCGAAATCGACGGAACCATTCTGCTTTCCGATCATTGGAGCATTCCGTTTTCCGCCGCCTATGTCCGCGGTCGCGATGTTTCGGAACACAAAAACCTTCCGCTGATCCCGCCGCTCAACGGCCATTTGGGCGTGCGCTGGGAATGGGATAAATCGGTCCATCCCTGGGCGGAAGCCATGCTGCGCATGGCCGCAAAACAGGACCGGATCGATTCGCGTTATCCCGAAACCGAAACCCCCGGATATCAGGTGGTTGATCTGCGCGGCGGTATACAATTGCCCGGCGGCTGCAACCTCGAAGCCGGTATTGAAAACCTGTTCGATCAGGACTATACCGAACACCTCAGCCGCGAAACCGTCCTTCCCGCCGGCGACCTGGCCGCCGGTGAAAAAGTTCCAATGCCTGGAAGATTCTTCTATGCCTCGGTTTACTGGACGCTGTAA
- a CDS encoding DUF3450 family protein has product MSRYSVIILWALITGVNAEEVPLHKQVETHLAEANRLRSVKDAEYQAWQENRAKMETLLAGLESVARQTEAAAEADRQQAAQYKAASAELRRNQETGAMVQQACMDLMSDIHKTLDEIAAASIPGTVPAREKAYGELKEQWQQTMSRWKAVEDAMQRIEVRVTVGLLNNEAVKVKALLVGTSLGWWLDQNTGRAGFLVPPTHEGEAVELIEFPMSGTAQAELRKAFQIIEGRRAPHWIYLPFQGVEK; this is encoded by the coding sequence ATGAGTAGATATTCAGTCATAATTTTATGGGCTCTGATTACCGGAGTGAATGCCGAAGAGGTGCCGTTGCACAAACAGGTGGAGACTCATCTGGCTGAGGCCAACCGCCTGCGCAGTGTAAAGGATGCCGAGTATCAGGCCTGGCAGGAGAACAGGGCGAAAATGGAAACGCTGCTGGCCGGCCTTGAATCGGTGGCCAGACAAACCGAAGCCGCGGCTGAAGCCGATCGCCAACAGGCGGCTCAGTATAAAGCGGCTTCGGCTGAACTTCGGCGTAATCAGGAAACGGGGGCCATGGTGCAGCAGGCGTGCATGGATCTGATGAGCGACATTCATAAAACGCTGGATGAAATTGCCGCAGCGTCTATTCCCGGTACCGTGCCTGCCAGAGAGAAAGCCTATGGTGAATTGAAGGAACAGTGGCAGCAGACCATGTCGCGCTGGAAAGCCGTCGAAGATGCCATGCAGCGGATTGAAGTCCGGGTTACCGTTGGGCTGCTCAATAACGAGGCGGTGAAAGTGAAAGCTCTTTTGGTGGGGACTTCGCTGGGCTGGTGGCTGGATCAGAATACCGGCCGTGCCGGATTTCTTGTTCCGCCGACTCATGAGGGTGAAGCGGTTGAGCTTATTGAATTTCCAATGTCCGGAACTGCACAGGCGGAACTGCGTAAAGCCTTTCAGATTATCGAAGGCCGGCGCGCCCCGCACTGGATTTATCTTCCGTTTCAGGGGGTGGAAAAGTGA
- a CDS encoding MotA/TolQ/ExbB proton channel family protein, whose translation MKREIGNWKPEAGSGKGLVFFAASWLALHAVAQDASGLLDKAKEKESAASEELAALRRDIQEEHAALQEKIRKAYAALEAAKTAASEAELERVRAEEEFKELKLRNSLASVKDQQLLRELLIAARVPVMPDQSWSEIHRALKQGIQDELDAMRERAALHRHEVELLDHAGKAATVPVLEIGAVQTVALGAGPLQRGLVERTPDGRAYLVGIAPENVGSGMIPIDVSGRLASAPPQKSFLQHYLSAGGIFLYPIIAVGLFGFVLVGERLVNTFRHRSPPELLDAVIGAARSSDWKKVHELVERQATPLQRVLHEGIQARGMASDKMEACIENAILEEVPRLERSMTMIAACAAIAPLLGLLGTVTGMIQTFKSLGLDAGGDALSQGISEALITTQVGLVVAVPLLLLHASFNRLIDRRVIRLEQAGHAMMAVIAEQSGGENQ comes from the coding sequence GTGAAACGGGAAATTGGCAATTGGAAACCTGAAGCGGGAAGCGGGAAGGGCCTTGTATTCTTCGCGGCTTCGTGGTTAGCCCTGCATGCGGTGGCACAGGATGCCTCCGGTTTATTGGATAAGGCGAAGGAAAAGGAATCGGCGGCTTCTGAAGAACTGGCTGCGTTGCGGCGGGATATTCAGGAGGAGCATGCGGCATTGCAGGAAAAGATCCGGAAGGCTTATGCGGCGCTGGAAGCGGCAAAGACGGCGGCGTCGGAAGCCGAACTGGAGCGTGTGCGGGCGGAAGAGGAATTCAAGGAACTGAAACTGCGCAATTCGCTGGCGTCGGTGAAGGATCAGCAGCTGCTGCGGGAACTGTTGATTGCGGCCCGAGTGCCGGTGATGCCGGATCAGTCGTGGAGTGAAATACATCGTGCGTTGAAGCAGGGGATTCAGGATGAACTGGATGCAATGCGGGAACGGGCGGCACTGCATCGGCACGAGGTGGAACTGCTGGATCATGCGGGTAAAGCCGCGACCGTTCCGGTGCTGGAGATCGGAGCGGTTCAGACGGTGGCGCTGGGCGCGGGCCCGCTGCAGCGGGGGCTGGTTGAACGTACTCCGGACGGCCGTGCTTATCTGGTCGGTATTGCCCCGGAAAACGTGGGCAGCGGCATGATCCCGATCGATGTCAGCGGGCGGCTGGCTTCAGCTCCGCCGCAGAAAAGTTTTCTGCAGCACTATCTGTCGGCCGGCGGCATTTTCCTTTATCCGATCATTGCGGTGGGCCTGTTCGGTTTTGTGCTGGTGGGCGAGCGGCTGGTGAATACTTTCCGGCACCGCAGTCCGCCGGAGCTGCTGGATGCCGTAATCGGTGCAGCCAGAAGCAGCGATTGGAAAAAGGTGCACGAACTGGTTGAAAGACAGGCCACGCCGCTGCAGCGGGTTTTACATGAAGGGATTCAGGCCCGCGGCATGGCGAGCGATAAAATGGAAGCCTGTATTGAAAATGCGATTCTTGAAGAAGTGCCGCGGCTGGAGCGCTCGATGACCATGATTGCCGCGTGTGCCGCCATTGCGCCGCTGCTGGGGCTGCTGGGTACGGTGACCGGCATGATTCAGACGTTTAAATCGCTGGGGCTCGATGCCGGCGGCGATGCGCTTTCGCAGGGTATTTCGGAAGCACTGATTACGACGCAGGTCGGGCTGGTGGTTGCGGTTCCTTTGCTGCTGCTGCATGCTTCATTCAATCGGTTGATTGACCGCCGGGTGATCCGGCTGGAACAGGCGGGTCATGCCATGATGGCCGTAATTGCTGAGCAGAGCGGGGGGGAGAACCAGTGA
- a CDS encoding MotA/TolQ/ExbB proton channel family protein, which produces MGTVLSWFKAGGPWLYIIGALGLLLFVLLFERGCEALSPYWKSSRRKQAWNDQLNTVYRDWKRGDALEDLLTREKKRLTAGTTFIAGLVQVLIMLGLLGTVSGLMSAYQAQTGGMEGGIDKALLTTQYALVLAIPGMFFHRLWSRRSDLLYDRGRQLVNEFLLETES; this is translated from the coding sequence ATGGGAACGGTGCTTTCCTGGTTTAAAGCCGGCGGTCCCTGGCTCTATATCATCGGTGCCCTGGGTCTGCTTCTGTTTGTTCTGCTGTTTGAACGAGGGTGCGAGGCACTGTCTCCCTATTGGAAAAGCAGTCGACGGAAACAGGCCTGGAACGATCAGCTGAACACCGTTTACCGGGATTGGAAGCGCGGGGATGCTCTGGAGGATCTGCTGACCCGCGAAAAGAAAAGGCTGACGGCCGGAACGACGTTTATTGCCGGTCTCGTGCAGGTGCTGATTATGCTCGGCCTGCTCGGCACCGTCAGTGGTCTGATGAGCGCCTATCAGGCGCAGACCGGTGGAATGGAAGGGGGGATTGATAAGGCGCTGCTGACTACGCAGTATGCGTTGGTGCTCGCCATTCCCGGTATGTTTTTCCATCGCCTGTGGAGCCGTCGTTCCGACCTGCTCTATGATCGCGGCCGTCAGTTGGTGAATGAATTTCTGCTGGAGACGGAATCATGA
- a CDS encoding ExbD/TolR family protein has protein sequence MRRRVRSRNKDVASIDMGPMIDMVFLLLIFTLVTARMTEESVVELDPPASTQAKRVQDHAVHVAVDRRGDIYVGSELVGHFAQAAIAQQLAKKGTDHVVLHADGRTSTADLMHAMDVSREAGATHVDLAAATE, from the coding sequence ATGAGACGCCGGGTCCGTTCCCGAAACAAGGACGTCGCCTCCATCGATATGGGCCCCATGATCGATATGGTGTTTCTGCTGCTGATTTTCACTTTGGTGACGGCGCGCATGACCGAAGAATCGGTGGTGGAGCTGGATCCGCCGGCAAGCACGCAGGCGAAGCGTGTTCAGGATCATGCGGTACATGTCGCGGTGGATCGCCGCGGTGATATTTATGTCGGGAGCGAGCTGGTTGGTCATTTTGCCCAGGCGGCCATTGCGCAGCAATTGGCGAAGAAGGGGACCGACCATGTGGTTCTTCATGCAGACGGCCGGACGAGTACGGCCGATCTGATGCACGCAATGGATGTCAGCCGGGAGGCGGGGGCCACGCATGTCGACCTTGCAGCTGCAACTGAATAG
- a CDS encoding energy transducer TonB: MSTLQLQLNRETSWIRWPIAVVFSLAMNLLLLGSIIQQTKPEAVSEPVYTASVFEEPPPPEPQPQTQVSAGASSSAWKPVLPSAADVPARPPVSDIPFDMHAPLEVDLSALPVPGHFSPDLGNYVIAAETGGRVNLDREASMLNRSVFDRFYPSAARVRRIRGVSVIEFDISESGKVTGARLISSEPRGIFDKAALKGAGYARFQPAVADGKPVAVTKRIRLEWVPPGAR; encoded by the coding sequence ATGTCGACCTTGCAGCTGCAACTGAATAGGGAAACCTCCTGGATACGCTGGCCGATTGCGGTGGTATTCAGTCTGGCGATGAACCTGCTGCTGCTCGGTTCGATTATTCAGCAGACGAAACCGGAGGCGGTCAGTGAACCGGTTTATACGGCATCCGTTTTTGAAGAGCCGCCTCCGCCGGAACCGCAGCCTCAAACACAGGTTTCGGCCGGAGCCTCTTCCAGTGCCTGGAAACCGGTTCTGCCTTCCGCGGCGGATGTGCCCGCCCGGCCGCCGGTTTCTGATATTCCTTTTGATATGCATGCGCCGCTGGAGGTCGATCTTTCCGCACTTCCAGTGCCCGGACATTTTTCTCCAGACCTTGGAAACTATGTGATTGCGGCTGAGACGGGGGGGCGCGTAAACCTTGACCGGGAGGCCAGCATGCTGAACCGGTCGGTCTTTGACCGGTTTTACCCCAGTGCCGCGCGCGTCCGGCGCATCAGGGGGGTATCGGTCATTGAATTCGATATTTCTGAAAGCGGAAAGGTGACGGGAGCGCGGCTTATTTCTTCGGAGCCGCGCGGAATTTTTGATAAAGCCGCCCTCAAAGGGGCAGGCTATGCCCGGTTTCAGCCGGCCGTGGCCGATGGGAAACCGGTGGCGGTAACGAAACGTATACGGCTGGAATGGGTTCCGCCGGGAGCACGATGA
- a CDS encoding DUF362 domain-containing protein: MAYVISDECTSCGACEAGCPVEAISEGEGKYVIDADTCTDCGACESTCPMEAISAG; this comes from the coding sequence ATGGCCTATGTTATTTCGGACGAGTGCACCAGCTGTGGTGCCTGCGAAGCAGGTTGCCCGGTGGAAGCCATCAGCGAAGGGGAAGGCAAATATGTAATCGATGCGGATACCTGCACCGATTGCGGCGCCTGCGAATCCACCTGCCCGATGGAAGCCATCTCTGCAGGCTAG
- a CDS encoding tetratricopeptide repeat protein → MKPLLFLLVLSSALNALPQVPIPVSSLWKSETFRKQFTASYGIDAAVEPRISPEEKQILDAVAGKMQEEDRNGAILKLKENIRLSDSPALQFTLANLLTEENRTAEAVPHFEKAVSLYPSFRDAYRNLALALVQEGRTREAMEPLVRAIELRAADGLTYGLLAYVHSDAGQYASALQAYRQAQLLMPDEWQWKLGEANTLLALEAYSAAAKHFGELIARQPENEQLWLAQADAFLADGKIEQAIANREIVRGMDKLNPDERLVLGHLYLSIDLPNPALDCYLESIADVEPAAAMEALNRLIAARQWKQAETLIPAMPVTGPEVKRAKAFIQIQSGEIPAGIRTLEHVVSKNPLDFEALLMLGKAYRQTGQWEKSTLILEQAARGKTTEIEALLMLGQVFAEQGRFDDAIQTLEKAYRLQPNPSVSEYIAAIRSLQRHS, encoded by the coding sequence ATGAAACCTTTGCTCTTCCTCCTTGTACTCTCATCCGCATTAAATGCTTTACCGCAGGTGCCGATTCCGGTTTCCAGCCTTTGGAAATCCGAAACATTCCGCAAACAATTCACCGCAAGTTACGGCATCGATGCCGCTGTTGAACCGCGTATTTCTCCGGAGGAAAAACAGATCCTTGATGCCGTAGCCGGAAAGATGCAGGAGGAAGACCGCAACGGGGCCATTCTTAAATTAAAAGAAAACATCCGACTTTCAGATAGTCCCGCATTGCAGTTTACCCTGGCCAATCTGCTGACGGAAGAAAACCGCACGGCCGAAGCCGTCCCGCACTTTGAAAAAGCCGTTTCGCTTTATCCCTCTTTTCGCGATGCCTATCGTAATCTGGCCCTGGCGCTCGTGCAGGAAGGCCGTACCCGTGAAGCAATGGAACCGCTGGTCCGCGCCATTGAACTGCGCGCCGCTGACGGTCTGACCTATGGACTGCTGGCCTATGTACACAGCGATGCCGGGCAGTATGCCTCCGCGCTGCAGGCCTATCGGCAGGCACAGCTGCTGATGCCCGATGAATGGCAGTGGAAACTCGGCGAAGCCAATACGCTGCTGGCCTTGGAAGCATATTCCGCCGCCGCAAAACACTTCGGCGAACTGATCGCCCGGCAGCCGGAAAATGAACAGCTATGGCTTGCACAGGCGGATGCTTTTCTGGCCGACGGAAAAATCGAGCAGGCTATTGCCAACCGCGAAATTGTTCGCGGCATGGATAAACTGAATCCCGATGAACGGCTGGTACTCGGGCACCTTTATCTTAGCATCGACCTGCCGAACCCGGCGCTGGATTGTTACCTCGAATCCATTGCCGATGTTGAACCGGCGGCGGCCATGGAGGCCCTTAACCGCCTCATCGCGGCCAGACAGTGGAAACAGGCCGAAACGCTGATCCCCGCAATGCCTGTCACAGGTCCGGAAGTAAAACGGGCCAAAGCCTTCATCCAGATTCAATCCGGAGAAATACCCGCCGGCATCCGGACATTGGAACACGTGGTTTCAAAAAATCCCCTGGATTTCGAAGCCCTGCTGATGCTGGGCAAGGCTTACCGACAGACCGGCCAATGGGAAAAATCGACCCTGATTCTGGAACAGGCGGCGCGGGGAAAAACCACCGAAATTGAAGCCCTGCTGATGCTCGGACAGGTCTTCGCCGAACAGGGTCGGTTCGACGACGCCATTCAGACGTTGGAAAAAGCCTACCGCCTTCAACCCAACCCGTCCGTTTCGGAATACATCGCCGCCATCCGCAGCCTGCAGCGGCACTCCTGA
- a CDS encoding energy transducer TonB: protein MPQYTFSRHRKSGPFDHLAGIGMHSLGALALTALMLLFLSWMRWKENHRIPKQTIRTLETLEPIAPPPPAPPPPAQTPPEPEWPDLPQLDVNPAYTAPPLKARLKPVIRPPLFETEFELQSTPQPVAAPAIDLGHEPRMYALNELDRHPVPLNKPRVPYPASLARQGVLNSTVKLIIELGPDGRPKVEQFVVCDYPELEKMARQYAQRARFTPPVKDGRPVTTRFTWTVNLSR, encoded by the coding sequence ATGCCGCAGTATACCTTTTCCAGACATCGGAAATCCGGACCGTTCGACCATTTGGCCGGGATCGGCATGCACAGCCTCGGCGCACTGGCGCTGACCGCGTTGATGCTGCTGTTTCTCAGCTGGATGCGCTGGAAGGAAAATCACCGGATTCCGAAACAGACCATCCGGACATTGGAAACGCTGGAGCCCATCGCCCCTCCTCCCCCGGCGCCCCCTCCTCCCGCACAGACTCCGCCCGAACCGGAATGGCCTGATCTGCCGCAGCTTGACGTTAACCCGGCGTACACCGCCCCGCCGCTGAAGGCCCGGCTTAAACCCGTCATCAGGCCGCCGCTCTTCGAAACCGAATTTGAACTGCAGTCCACACCGCAGCCGGTCGCAGCTCCCGCCATTGATCTTGGACATGAACCGCGGATGTATGCATTAAACGAACTCGACCGCCACCCGGTTCCGCTCAATAAACCCCGCGTGCCCTATCCCGCTTCACTCGCGCGGCAGGGCGTTCTCAACAGCACCGTTAAACTGATTATTGAGCTGGGTCCGGACGGACGGCCGAAGGTCGAGCAGTTTGTCGTCTGCGATTACCCGGAACTTGAAAAAATGGCGCGGCAATACGCGCAACGCGCCCGCTTTACCCCGCCCGTAAAAGACGGCCGCCCCGTCACCACCCGTTTCACCTGGACCGTTAACCTTTCGAGATAA